In Acipenser ruthenus chromosome 15, fAciRut3.2 maternal haplotype, whole genome shotgun sequence, a genomic segment contains:
- the LOC117422695 gene encoding globoside alpha-1,3-N-acetylgalactosaminyltransferase 1-like isoform X4 has protein sequence MSQLSPGTMLIKGRSCLVFGFTVTVGMFTVVYVFHSNSTLLSVPKYTTPNPEPVPIQREKVPVRIDSYSKSLRYPQPQSLKSPRSDVMTVTPWLATVVWDGTFDSSIIDSLYQPQNLTIGTTVFAIGKYTRFIKGFLETAEKHFLVGYKVNYYIFTDKPDEVPSVALGMQRNLSVITVSKFFRWQEISMRRMERILNTIEERLLKEVDYLYCLDVDMLFHNHWGAEVLSTLVAAIHPGYYKNPREVFPYERRPASQAYVPLDQGDFYYAGAMIGGLIENVRALTRTCHQAILIDKQNDIEAAWQEESHLNKYFLQHKPTKLLSPEYLWDDTKPKPPEIHFIRFSTVLKNYAEVRENV, from the exons gaCGGTCCTGCCTGGTCTTTGGTTTCACTGTCACCGTTGGGATGTTTACAGTGGTCTATGTGTTCCA TTCCAACAGCACTCTGCTTTCAGTCCCCAAATACACAACCCCGAACCCTGAGCCTGT TCCCATTCAAAGAGAAAAGGTACCAGTGAGGATCGATAGCTATTCGAAGAG tttacgTTATCCACAGCCGCAATCCTTGAAGTCACC GAGATCGGATGTGATGACGGTCACCCCTTGGTTAGCAACTGTAGTCTGGGATGGAACCTTCGACTCTTCCATAATCGACAGCCTGTACCAGCCACAGAACCTCACGATAGGAACCACTGTGTTCGCTATTGGAAA GTACACCCGGTTTATCAAAGGATTCCTGGAGACAGCGGAGAAGCACTTCCTGGTGGGCTACAAGGTGAACTACTACATCTTCACTGACAAGCCCGATGAAGTGCCAAGTGTGGCCCTGGGTATGCAGAGAAACCTCAGCGTCATCACTGTGTCCAAATTCTTCCGCTGGCAGGAGATCTCCATGAGGAGGATGGAGAGGATCCTGAACACCATCGAGGAGCGCCTCCTGAAGGAGGTGGACTACCTTTACTGCCTCGACGTGGACATGCTCTTCCACAACCACTGGGGGGCGGAGGTGCTGAGCACCCTTGTGGCTGCAATTCACCCAGGCTACTACAAGAATCCCAGGGAGGTGTTTCCATACGAGCGCCGGCCTGCTTCCCAGGCCTACGTGCCGCTGGACCAGGGAGATTTCTACTATGCTGGAGCCATGATTGGGGGGCTTATCGAAAACGTGCGTGCGCTAACCAGGACCTGCCACCAGGCTATACTGATAGACAAGCAGAATGACATTGAAGCGGCCTGGCAGGAAGAGAGCCACCTAAATAAGTACTTCTTGCAGCACAAGCCCACCAAGCTGCTGTCACCAGAGTACCTGTGGGACGACACGAAGCCCAAGCCGCCTGAGATCCACTTCATTCGCTTCTCAACCGTGTTGAAAAACTACGCAGAGGTCCGGGAGAATGTTTAG